A region of Zetaproteobacteria bacterium DNA encodes the following proteins:
- the rfbD gene encoding dTDP-4-dehydrorhamnose reductase, translating to MRLLITGAGGQLGRALVRQGAAHQLQALGRDALDITDRAAVDRAMAAFTPDVVINAAAWTDVDRAEAEAERAFAVNRDGAANLAAACADHGAVLIHISTDYVFDGSADRPWREEDPPAPLNTYGASKLAGEEAVRAILERHYIVRTSWLISGYGRNFATTILRLGMEREHLSVVDDQTGAPTTTEALARALLRMIDRRGADWGTYHFCQPEPTSWFGLACALFEAARAQGAPPLARLQPISSAEYPTPARRPSWSVLDCSKFRRTIDDVIPPWRAGLAEIVAAMDLSSWVR from the coding sequence ATGCGGCTGCTGATCACCGGTGCCGGCGGCCAACTGGGACGGGCGCTCGTCCGGCAGGGGGCAGCCCACCAGCTGCAAGCGCTGGGGCGGGATGCGCTCGATATCACCGACCGGGCGGCGGTGGATCGGGCCATGGCCGCGTTCACCCCGGATGTGGTGATCAACGCCGCCGCCTGGACCGACGTCGACCGGGCGGAGGCCGAGGCGGAGCGTGCCTTCGCGGTCAACCGCGATGGAGCGGCCAACCTGGCCGCCGCCTGTGCCGATCACGGCGCCGTGCTGATCCACATCTCCACCGACTACGTCTTCGACGGCTCGGCCGACCGCCCCTGGCGGGAGGAGGACCCGCCCGCACCGCTCAACACCTACGGCGCCAGCAAGCTGGCCGGGGAGGAGGCGGTGCGCGCCATTCTGGAGCGCCACTACATCGTGCGCACCAGTTGGCTCATCTCGGGCTATGGACGCAACTTCGCCACCACCATCCTGCGGCTGGGGATGGAGCGCGAGCATCTGTCGGTGGTGGACGACCAGACGGGTGCCCCCACAACGACGGAGGCGCTGGCCCGGGCACTGCTGCGCATGATCGACCGACGAGGGGCGGATTGGGGCACCTACCACTTCTGCCAACCGGAGCCGACCAGCTGGTTCGGCCTGGCCTGCGCCCTGTTCGAGGCCGCTCGCGCGCAGGGTGCCCCCCCGCTCGCCCGGCTGCAGCCGATCTCTTCGGCGGAATATCCCACCCCCGCCCGCCGCCCCTCCTGGTCGGTGCTCGACTGCAGCAAGTTCCGCCGAACCATCGACGACGTGATCCCTCCCTGGCGCGCCGGGCTGGCGGAGATCGTCGCGGCGATGGATCTCTCCTCATGGGTACGGTGA